The proteins below come from a single Triticum aestivum cultivar Chinese Spring chromosome 5D, IWGSC CS RefSeq v2.1, whole genome shotgun sequence genomic window:
- the LOC123119725 gene encoding protein MODIFIER OF SNC1 1 isoform X1 has product MQVQAHITFHLGPSADRSARAFFGPFSPSYLWAAPTRKSGMTVLGKIPKPINLPSQRLENQGLDPNVEIVPKGTLTWGSKPGPTTPNAWNSSSLLSPKKDGNSGAPSQFNGRPSSGGGSRPSTAGSESLDSPNAWGPNSRPSSASGTLPSQNVPVVTNRPRSAETRPGSSQLSRFADNPSDNMNVSIRTVDRSGSSHGHAFTLSTGDFPTLGSEKISESNSQRGHSSKGRPTSSSGKDGTQNDTGKSLSAGSGEVVRPPNNQPADIMKTDQQAHDGSAPFPATGPPNGAQQPQPYPPNYCMPPPQFDSWRAPPGHPPEGMWHRGPGGPYRPVGPSSNFPVEPFPYYGQFPPNSEAAARQGSGHGGYHSKNADAYHSMTPTSYVMNQPVIPARPVYQGPIPYDGYYAPQRPNFNNANVRDSPFIGGPHQPGILNQFPNQNEKFQPGHSPSRAVKHEASPKELSESDRVQLICRGQTRILHDNPDRLVGPGEVERKSQPAPPLLPHPDGNRNDVNTKADTRNTPSERNMVLMKSVHDNRGPNRTSHSSVLENAHSHPRETDDGAHLKKLKEDNLPLDQQPIIKKNAALIEKIGSLNNKARNVDARNVAEAFSNKEIKEKQLKNADSKADRVIKDVPSTPAITAFASAYGQAACVSPRSPVVQKLQKGPNDGGVVGPLHSHFAEASKSGKLGVSTHDRTHRRADSSRNSHHGPAKDMPPNNTTGHGRGENYATESLPVVQVRNSQHDQPLEHVSQLPPDDMPASPDYESQRVKMRELAVQRAKQLQAEEEERTKRQKAKALAKLEELNKRSSVHQKDSSDPPPENDDVRNKQKAGVDGTTEPASSTAESHDVTVLDNVSILQPPNEPKDTAVPAQPMSTLLHTEGTGKDPSGHNTSTSGMNTQSNMTEHIAHKSISLSHDVSVPKPRQGNRKRHAVSEDKILGEKSSVAVNTENVKKAVEVSLDTSTAVVTSHDDPPAHSKKSARNSRNKKKVDDAPATSKYPPMVLGQQNTPGISSEPKIKTAGVIISSSILPAENTVLTVGSITVGGISFGSFNQERLKLPEEAQSTANSRPKPQQAKGSKKIQHAIRPVEKPHGNESVVWAPVKPSGWNEPSEEANVAVAARPKPIGKGTTDGENVTRTKRAEMERYVPKPLSKELQQQNLEQNLPVEKSSVENKSNDNEKLTAAKEPKKWEDRKTSKGHGKSHSSWRRRNTDDSSSVVPIPSERADSYQESHEVQRPSDKHPQLEPDKQADYAAGNSLAPAEAVELPASAAKEHAAANRQRRQHVKGPKNEASNYSNENRDGRKDVNHMSTRGMDANSSEHRNMSKPEVKSSAAHSRAHWKPKSSHSQNNSQGNNTTEGQVDSATLQDSSNRNSNQGKGDMTNVDENQKGESHENAEQQQLNHATRRQGQHNGRYHRGSSAHRGRGYDAGQPSHGANAERRKGSTHLEYQPVGSNKPSDFQQNPSADGQSAGPPAPGPVYRERGHNRGHRPPGGHFVKRNPAPAPAPAPAPNSYREE; this is encoded by the exons GAGGTTCAAGGCCCTCAACAGCTGGAAGTGAATCTCTTGACTCTCCTAATGCTTGGGGTCCAAATTCTCGACCGTCCTCAGCATCTGGCACATTACCATCACAAAATGTACCAGTGGTCACAAATCGTCCTCGAAGTGCAGAGACAAGACCAGGAAGCTCACAGCTTTCTCGGTTTGCAGATAACCCCTCAGATAATATGAATGTATCGATAAGGACTGTTGACAGATCG GGATCTTCACATGGGCATGCGTTTACTCTAAGTACCGGTGATTTCCCAACACTTGGTTCTGAGAAAATCTCTGAATCAAACAGTCAACGAG GTCATAGTTCAAAAGGGCGCCCAACTTCTAGTTCTGGCAAAGATGGAACCCAAAATGATACGGGGAAGAGCCTATCTGCTG GATCTGGCGAAGTAGTTCGACCACCTAATAATCAACCAGCAGATATCATGAAGACAGATCAGCAGGCACATGATGGAAGTGCTCCCTTTCCTGCCACAGGTCCTCCAAATGGAGCTCAGCAGCCACAGCCATACCCTCCTAACTATTGTATGCCCCCTCCGCAGTTTGATTCATGGCGTGCACCTCCTGGCCACCCACCTGAGGGAATGTGGCATAGAGGACCAGGTGGCCCATACAGACCAGTTGGTCCCTCTAGCAATTTCCCTGTGGAACCATTCCCTTATTATGGTCAGTTCCCACCCAACTCAGAAGCAGCTGCAAGGCAGGGCTCAGGGCATGGTGGATATCACTCGAAAAATGCCGATGCATATCATTCTATGACTCCTACTTCGTATGTTATGAATCAACCTGTTATTCCAGCCAGGCCAGTTTACCAGGGCCCAATCCCTTATGATGGATATTATGCTCCTCAACGGCCAAATTTTAATAATGCCAATGTAAGAGATTCACCATTCATTGGAGGCCCTCATCAACCAGGAATATTGAATCAATTTCCCAATCAGAATGAGAAATTCCAGCCTGGACATTCTCCGAGCAGAGCAGTCAAACACGAAGCAAGTCCCAAGGAGCTCTCCGAATCTGATAGAGTACAGTTGATTTGTCGAGGACAAACTAGGATTTTGCATGATAACCCTGATCGTTTAGTGGGTCCTGGTGAAGTTGAAAGGAAGAGTCAGCCTGCACCACCACTTCTTCCACATCCAGATGGAAATCGAAACGATGTAAACACAAAGGCAGATACAAGGAATACCCCTAGTGAAAGGAACATGGTGCTTATGAAGTCAGTGCATGATAACAGAGGTCCTAATCGTACAAGCCATTCGTCTGTTTTGGAAAATGCACATTCCCATCCCAGGGAAACTGATGATGGCGCCCACCTGAAAAAGTTAAAGGAGGATAATCTTCCGCTTGATCAGCAACCTATCATTAAGAAGAATGCAGCTTTGATAGAGAAAATAGGGAGTTTGAACAACAAAGCTAGAAATGTTGATGCACGTAATGTTGCAGAAGCATTTTCAAACAAGGAAATCAAAGAGAAGCAGCTAAAAAATGCTGATTCAAAAGCAGATCGGGTGATAAAAGATGTTCCATCTACTCCTGCCATCACTGCTTTTGCTTCTGCTTATGGCCAGGCAGCATGTGTTTCTCCTCGTTCTCCTGTGGTACAGAAACTGCAGAAGGGACCTAATGATGGCGGGGTTGTTGGACCGCTACACTCACATTTTGCTGAAGCCAGCAAGTCTGGAAAGCTGGGTGTATCAACTCATGATCGCACACATAGGCGGGCTGATTCTTCAAGAAATAGCCACCATGGTCCTGCTAAAGACATGCCACCCAACAATACTACAGGACATGGGCGGGGAGAAAATTATGCAACTGAATCTTTGCCAGTAGTTCAAGTGAGGAATAGTCAGCATGACCAGCCTCTGGAGCATGTTTCGCAGCTGCCACCTGATGATATGCCAGCTTCACCTGATTATGAATCTCAG CGTGTAAAAATGAGGGAGTTGGCTGTACAGCGTGCCAAACAATTGCAAGCTGAGGAAGAAGAGCGGACAAAGCGACAAAAGGCAAAAGCTCTTGCAAAATTGGAGGAGCTGAACAAACGTTCATCAGTACATCAGAAGGATTCCAGTGATCCACCACCAGAAAATGACGACGTGCGTAATAAGCAAAAGGCTGGAGTTGATGGGACTACTGAACCTGCGTCTTCAACTGCTGAATCACATGATGTTACTGTATTGGATAATGTTAGTATTCTTCAGCCACCGAATGAACCCAAGGATACTGCAGTTCCTGCACAGCCCATGTCCACTCTACTACATACTGAGGGAACAGGTAAAGATCCTTCTGGTCATAACACTTCAACCTCAGGCATGAACACACAGAGCAACATGACGGAGCATATAGCACATAAAAGTATATCACTGTCACATGATGTCAGTGTTCCAAAGCCTAGGCAGGGCAACAGAAAAAGGCATGCTGTTTCAGAGGATAAAATTCTTGGTGAGAAGTCAAGTGTGGCAGTAAACACAGAAAATGTTAAGAAAGCTGTTGAGGTTTCTTTGGACACATCAACTGCTGTTGTTACATCACATGATGATCCCCCAGCCCACAGCAAGAAGAGTGCCAGGAACTCGAGAAATAAGAAAAAAGTTGATGATGCTCCTGCTACTTCTAAATATCCACCCATGGTTCTTGGTCAGCAGAATACACCAGGCATCTCCAGTGAGCCAAAAATAAAAACCGCTGGCGTTATCATTAGTAGTTCTATACTTCCTGCTGAAAACACCGTGCTTACTGTTGGAAGTATAACCGTGGGTGGTATTTCATTTGGATCTTTTAACCAGGAGCGCCTGAAATTACCAGAGGAAGCTCAGAGCACTGCAAATAGCCGCCCAAAACCTCAGCAAGCAAAAGGATCAAAAAAGATTCAACATGCTATCCGACCTGTCGAGAAGCCACATGGGAATGAGAGTGTTGTCTGGGCACCAGTTAAGCCATCAGGGTGGAATGAACCATCTGAGgaagctaacgtagcagtagcagCCAGGCCTAAGCCAATTGGAAAGGGCACCACCGATGGGGAGAATGTCACACGAACTAAGAGAGCTGAAATGGAAAGATATGTGCCTAAGCCACTGTCCAAAGAGCTTCAACAGCAGAATTTGGAACAAAATTTACCTGTAGAAAAATCCTCTGTGGAGAACAAGAGTAATGATAATGAGAAGTTAACCGCTGCTAAAGAGCCCAAGAAATGGGAGGACAGAAAAACTAGTAAAGGGCATGGGAAGTCTCATTCTTCTTGGCGCAGAAGGAATACAGATGACTCATCTTCGGTGGTACCAATACCTTCTGAGCGAGCAGACAGCTATCAAGAATCACACGAAGTTCAGAGGCCTTCTGACAAGCATCCGCAGCTTGAACCTGACAAGCAAGCAGATTATGCTGCCGGGAATAGTTTggctccagctgaagcagttgaGTTACCTGCCAGCGCCGCAAAAGAACATGCGGCAGCTAACAGGCAAAGGAGGCAGCATGTTAAGGGCCCAAAAAACGAGGCAAGTAACTACTCAAATGAGAACAGAGATGGCAGGAAAGATGTGAATCACATGTCAACACGTGGAATGGATGCAAACTCTTCTGAACATAGAAACATGTCAAAACCTGAGGTGAAGAGCAGCGCAGCACACTCTAGAGCACACTGGAAACCAAAATCTTCACATTCCCAGAATAACTCACAGGGCAATAATACCACTGAAGGTCAGGTGGACAGTGCTACTCTGCAAGACAGCAGCAATCGTAATAGTAATCAAGGTAAAGGTGACATGACAAATGTTGATGAGAACCAGAAGGGTGAGAGTCATGAAAATGCAGAACAGCAGCAGCTTAATCATGCAACCCGTCGCCAGGGACAGCACAACGGGAGGTATCACAGGGGAAGCAGTGCGCACAGGGGAAGGGGTTATGATGCTGGGCAGCCAAGCCATGGCGCAAATGCAGAAAGGCGGAAGGGTAGCACTCATCTTGAATACCAGCCAGTTGGCTCCAACAAACCCTCAGACTTCCAGCAGAACCCAAGTGCCGATGGACAAAGTGCAGGGCCTCCAGCTCCAGGACCGGTGTACAGGGAGCGCGGCCACAACAGGGGCCACCGCCCGCCTGGTGGTCACTTTGTCAAGCGGAATCCTGCCCCTGCCCCAGCCCCGGCTCCAGCTCCTAATTCCTACCGAGAAGAATGA
- the LOC123119725 gene encoding protein MODIFIER OF SNC1 1 isoform X2, with amino-acid sequence MRQNRSARAFFGPFSPSYLWAAPTRKSGMTVLGKIPKPINLPSQRLENQGLDPNVEIVPKGTLTWGSKPGPTTPNAWNSSSLLSPKKDGNSGAPSQFNGRPSSGGGSRPSTAGSESLDSPNAWGPNSRPSSASGTLPSQNVPVVTNRPRSAETRPGSSQLSRFADNPSDNMNVSIRTVDRSGSSHGHAFTLSTGDFPTLGSEKISESNSQRGHSSKGRPTSSSGKDGTQNDTGKSLSAGSGEVVRPPNNQPADIMKTDQQAHDGSAPFPATGPPNGAQQPQPYPPNYCMPPPQFDSWRAPPGHPPEGMWHRGPGGPYRPVGPSSNFPVEPFPYYGQFPPNSEAAARQGSGHGGYHSKNADAYHSMTPTSYVMNQPVIPARPVYQGPIPYDGYYAPQRPNFNNANVRDSPFIGGPHQPGILNQFPNQNEKFQPGHSPSRAVKHEASPKELSESDRVQLICRGQTRILHDNPDRLVGPGEVERKSQPAPPLLPHPDGNRNDVNTKADTRNTPSERNMVLMKSVHDNRGPNRTSHSSVLENAHSHPRETDDGAHLKKLKEDNLPLDQQPIIKKNAALIEKIGSLNNKARNVDARNVAEAFSNKEIKEKQLKNADSKADRVIKDVPSTPAITAFASAYGQAACVSPRSPVVQKLQKGPNDGGVVGPLHSHFAEASKSGKLGVSTHDRTHRRADSSRNSHHGPAKDMPPNNTTGHGRGENYATESLPVVQVRNSQHDQPLEHVSQLPPDDMPASPDYESQRVKMRELAVQRAKQLQAEEEERTKRQKAKALAKLEELNKRSSVHQKDSSDPPPENDDVRNKQKAGVDGTTEPASSTAESHDVTVLDNVSILQPPNEPKDTAVPAQPMSTLLHTEGTGKDPSGHNTSTSGMNTQSNMTEHIAHKSISLSHDVSVPKPRQGNRKRHAVSEDKILGEKSSVAVNTENVKKAVEVSLDTSTAVVTSHDDPPAHSKKSARNSRNKKKVDDAPATSKYPPMVLGQQNTPGISSEPKIKTAGVIISSSILPAENTVLTVGSITVGGISFGSFNQERLKLPEEAQSTANSRPKPQQAKGSKKIQHAIRPVEKPHGNESVVWAPVKPSGWNEPSEEANVAVAARPKPIGKGTTDGENVTRTKRAEMERYVPKPLSKELQQQNLEQNLPVEKSSVENKSNDNEKLTAAKEPKKWEDRKTSKGHGKSHSSWRRRNTDDSSSVVPIPSERADSYQESHEVQRPSDKHPQLEPDKQADYAAGNSLAPAEAVELPASAAKEHAAANRQRRQHVKGPKNEASNYSNENRDGRKDVNHMSTRGMDANSSEHRNMSKPEVKSSAAHSRAHWKPKSSHSQNNSQGNNTTEGQVDSATLQDSSNRNSNQGKGDMTNVDENQKGESHENAEQQQLNHATRRQGQHNGRYHRGSSAHRGRGYDAGQPSHGANAERRKGSTHLEYQPVGSNKPSDFQQNPSADGQSAGPPAPGPVYRERGHNRGHRPPGGHFVKRNPAPAPAPAPAPNSYREE; translated from the exons GAGGTTCAAGGCCCTCAACAGCTGGAAGTGAATCTCTTGACTCTCCTAATGCTTGGGGTCCAAATTCTCGACCGTCCTCAGCATCTGGCACATTACCATCACAAAATGTACCAGTGGTCACAAATCGTCCTCGAAGTGCAGAGACAAGACCAGGAAGCTCACAGCTTTCTCGGTTTGCAGATAACCCCTCAGATAATATGAATGTATCGATAAGGACTGTTGACAGATCG GGATCTTCACATGGGCATGCGTTTACTCTAAGTACCGGTGATTTCCCAACACTTGGTTCTGAGAAAATCTCTGAATCAAACAGTCAACGAG GTCATAGTTCAAAAGGGCGCCCAACTTCTAGTTCTGGCAAAGATGGAACCCAAAATGATACGGGGAAGAGCCTATCTGCTG GATCTGGCGAAGTAGTTCGACCACCTAATAATCAACCAGCAGATATCATGAAGACAGATCAGCAGGCACATGATGGAAGTGCTCCCTTTCCTGCCACAGGTCCTCCAAATGGAGCTCAGCAGCCACAGCCATACCCTCCTAACTATTGTATGCCCCCTCCGCAGTTTGATTCATGGCGTGCACCTCCTGGCCACCCACCTGAGGGAATGTGGCATAGAGGACCAGGTGGCCCATACAGACCAGTTGGTCCCTCTAGCAATTTCCCTGTGGAACCATTCCCTTATTATGGTCAGTTCCCACCCAACTCAGAAGCAGCTGCAAGGCAGGGCTCAGGGCATGGTGGATATCACTCGAAAAATGCCGATGCATATCATTCTATGACTCCTACTTCGTATGTTATGAATCAACCTGTTATTCCAGCCAGGCCAGTTTACCAGGGCCCAATCCCTTATGATGGATATTATGCTCCTCAACGGCCAAATTTTAATAATGCCAATGTAAGAGATTCACCATTCATTGGAGGCCCTCATCAACCAGGAATATTGAATCAATTTCCCAATCAGAATGAGAAATTCCAGCCTGGACATTCTCCGAGCAGAGCAGTCAAACACGAAGCAAGTCCCAAGGAGCTCTCCGAATCTGATAGAGTACAGTTGATTTGTCGAGGACAAACTAGGATTTTGCATGATAACCCTGATCGTTTAGTGGGTCCTGGTGAAGTTGAAAGGAAGAGTCAGCCTGCACCACCACTTCTTCCACATCCAGATGGAAATCGAAACGATGTAAACACAAAGGCAGATACAAGGAATACCCCTAGTGAAAGGAACATGGTGCTTATGAAGTCAGTGCATGATAACAGAGGTCCTAATCGTACAAGCCATTCGTCTGTTTTGGAAAATGCACATTCCCATCCCAGGGAAACTGATGATGGCGCCCACCTGAAAAAGTTAAAGGAGGATAATCTTCCGCTTGATCAGCAACCTATCATTAAGAAGAATGCAGCTTTGATAGAGAAAATAGGGAGTTTGAACAACAAAGCTAGAAATGTTGATGCACGTAATGTTGCAGAAGCATTTTCAAACAAGGAAATCAAAGAGAAGCAGCTAAAAAATGCTGATTCAAAAGCAGATCGGGTGATAAAAGATGTTCCATCTACTCCTGCCATCACTGCTTTTGCTTCTGCTTATGGCCAGGCAGCATGTGTTTCTCCTCGTTCTCCTGTGGTACAGAAACTGCAGAAGGGACCTAATGATGGCGGGGTTGTTGGACCGCTACACTCACATTTTGCTGAAGCCAGCAAGTCTGGAAAGCTGGGTGTATCAACTCATGATCGCACACATAGGCGGGCTGATTCTTCAAGAAATAGCCACCATGGTCCTGCTAAAGACATGCCACCCAACAATACTACAGGACATGGGCGGGGAGAAAATTATGCAACTGAATCTTTGCCAGTAGTTCAAGTGAGGAATAGTCAGCATGACCAGCCTCTGGAGCATGTTTCGCAGCTGCCACCTGATGATATGCCAGCTTCACCTGATTATGAATCTCAG CGTGTAAAAATGAGGGAGTTGGCTGTACAGCGTGCCAAACAATTGCAAGCTGAGGAAGAAGAGCGGACAAAGCGACAAAAGGCAAAAGCTCTTGCAAAATTGGAGGAGCTGAACAAACGTTCATCAGTACATCAGAAGGATTCCAGTGATCCACCACCAGAAAATGACGACGTGCGTAATAAGCAAAAGGCTGGAGTTGATGGGACTACTGAACCTGCGTCTTCAACTGCTGAATCACATGATGTTACTGTATTGGATAATGTTAGTATTCTTCAGCCACCGAATGAACCCAAGGATACTGCAGTTCCTGCACAGCCCATGTCCACTCTACTACATACTGAGGGAACAGGTAAAGATCCTTCTGGTCATAACACTTCAACCTCAGGCATGAACACACAGAGCAACATGACGGAGCATATAGCACATAAAAGTATATCACTGTCACATGATGTCAGTGTTCCAAAGCCTAGGCAGGGCAACAGAAAAAGGCATGCTGTTTCAGAGGATAAAATTCTTGGTGAGAAGTCAAGTGTGGCAGTAAACACAGAAAATGTTAAGAAAGCTGTTGAGGTTTCTTTGGACACATCAACTGCTGTTGTTACATCACATGATGATCCCCCAGCCCACAGCAAGAAGAGTGCCAGGAACTCGAGAAATAAGAAAAAAGTTGATGATGCTCCTGCTACTTCTAAATATCCACCCATGGTTCTTGGTCAGCAGAATACACCAGGCATCTCCAGTGAGCCAAAAATAAAAACCGCTGGCGTTATCATTAGTAGTTCTATACTTCCTGCTGAAAACACCGTGCTTACTGTTGGAAGTATAACCGTGGGTGGTATTTCATTTGGATCTTTTAACCAGGAGCGCCTGAAATTACCAGAGGAAGCTCAGAGCACTGCAAATAGCCGCCCAAAACCTCAGCAAGCAAAAGGATCAAAAAAGATTCAACATGCTATCCGACCTGTCGAGAAGCCACATGGGAATGAGAGTGTTGTCTGGGCACCAGTTAAGCCATCAGGGTGGAATGAACCATCTGAGgaagctaacgtagcagtagcagCCAGGCCTAAGCCAATTGGAAAGGGCACCACCGATGGGGAGAATGTCACACGAACTAAGAGAGCTGAAATGGAAAGATATGTGCCTAAGCCACTGTCCAAAGAGCTTCAACAGCAGAATTTGGAACAAAATTTACCTGTAGAAAAATCCTCTGTGGAGAACAAGAGTAATGATAATGAGAAGTTAACCGCTGCTAAAGAGCCCAAGAAATGGGAGGACAGAAAAACTAGTAAAGGGCATGGGAAGTCTCATTCTTCTTGGCGCAGAAGGAATACAGATGACTCATCTTCGGTGGTACCAATACCTTCTGAGCGAGCAGACAGCTATCAAGAATCACACGAAGTTCAGAGGCCTTCTGACAAGCATCCGCAGCTTGAACCTGACAAGCAAGCAGATTATGCTGCCGGGAATAGTTTggctccagctgaagcagttgaGTTACCTGCCAGCGCCGCAAAAGAACATGCGGCAGCTAACAGGCAAAGGAGGCAGCATGTTAAGGGCCCAAAAAACGAGGCAAGTAACTACTCAAATGAGAACAGAGATGGCAGGAAAGATGTGAATCACATGTCAACACGTGGAATGGATGCAAACTCTTCTGAACATAGAAACATGTCAAAACCTGAGGTGAAGAGCAGCGCAGCACACTCTAGAGCACACTGGAAACCAAAATCTTCACATTCCCAGAATAACTCACAGGGCAATAATACCACTGAAGGTCAGGTGGACAGTGCTACTCTGCAAGACAGCAGCAATCGTAATAGTAATCAAGGTAAAGGTGACATGACAAATGTTGATGAGAACCAGAAGGGTGAGAGTCATGAAAATGCAGAACAGCAGCAGCTTAATCATGCAACCCGTCGCCAGGGACAGCACAACGGGAGGTATCACAGGGGAAGCAGTGCGCACAGGGGAAGGGGTTATGATGCTGGGCAGCCAAGCCATGGCGCAAATGCAGAAAGGCGGAAGGGTAGCACTCATCTTGAATACCAGCCAGTTGGCTCCAACAAACCCTCAGACTTCCAGCAGAACCCAAGTGCCGATGGACAAAGTGCAGGGCCTCCAGCTCCAGGACCGGTGTACAGGGAGCGCGGCCACAACAGGGGCCACCGCCCGCCTGGTGGTCACTTTGTCAAGCGGAATCCTGCCCCTGCCCCAGCCCCGGCTCCAGCTCCTAATTCCTACCGAGAAGAATGA